A genomic window from Triticum urartu cultivar G1812 chromosome 7, Tu2.1, whole genome shotgun sequence includes:
- the LOC125524253 gene encoding uncharacterized protein LOC125524253 gives MRDERTNVLVASALSGPPAFAAAAGHYDLQKDLFITQSLGEPQGDGSSMYRVTVTNQCAGDERTGKPCVISRIRLQCGNFRSVIPVDPKVLRVVVLGVCLLNAATTSRRTATSPSSTPATCEKTSMSSPPCAASDVDFAFVLLNWRVYVIFRV, from the exons ATGAGAGATGAG AGAACCAACGTCCTGGTTGCCTCGGCCCTCTCCGGACCGCCGGCCTTCGCTGCTGCCGCTGGCCACTACGACCTCCAGAAGGACCTCTTCATAACGCAGAGCCTCGGCGAGCCTCAGGGCGACGGCTCATCGATGTACAGGGTGACGGTGACGAACCAGTGCGCCGGCGACGAACGCACGGGCAAGCCCTGCGTCATCTCCAGGATCCGCCTGCAGTGCGGCAACTTCCGCTCCGTCATCCCCGTCGACCCCAAGGTGCTCCGCGTCGTAGTCCTCGGCGTCTGCCTCCTCAACGCTGCCACTACATCCCGCAGGACCGCAACGTCTCCTTCGTCTACACCAGCTACCTGCGAGAAAACCTCTATGTCCTCTCCGCCGTGTGCAGCCTCGGACGTTGATTTCGCTTTTGTTTTACTCAACTGGCGCGTGTATGTCATCTTTAGAGTTTAG
- the LOC125524255 gene encoding uncharacterized protein LOC125524255, whose product MEDGENLSCSLQRAPSMARRRPVTTSSPSSTMSIGMSSLMASFSSSVVSPQRLCLPGETRGYKPEDINESTYIRVVDTILRHDAPASVLFAMDLTYLSCWDSEQLLQKDFNLLNPLAELEKQSQEKASRAVHQLIMYVRIRSCTDIQ is encoded by the exons ATGGAAGATGGCGAGAACCTAAGCTGCTCCCTCCAGCGTGCCCCCTCCATGGCTCGTCGTCGCCCTGTGACCACATCCAGCCCCAG TTCAACAATGTCTATTGGGATGTCATCTCTCATGGCAAGTTTCTCTTCTTCGGTAGTTTCCCCTCAAAGGCTGTGCTTACCTGGAGAAACCAGAGGATATAAACCCGAGGATATAAATGAGAGCACATACATACGTGTGGTGGACACTATCCTGCGGCATGATGCTCCTGCTTCCGTGCTGTTTGCCATGGATTTAACATATTTGTCTTGTTGGGACTCCGAGCAGCTGTTGCAGAAGGACTTCAACCTCCTTAATCCGCTGGCTGAGCTAGAGAAGCAATCACAAGAAAAAGCATCTCGTGCAGTCCATCAACTCATCATGTACGTGCGCATCAGATCATGTACGGACATACAATAG